Genomic DNA from Deltaproteobacteria bacterium:
CTCTCCGTGCCTTCTTCGCCGCGAGGGGGGGCTTCAGCGTCCTGACGGGGACCAGAAGGGGGAGGACACGGCCCCCGTCCATGGCGATAAGAAGCACCGCTTCGGGCATGTATTCGTAATTGTTCCACTCTTCCACCCACTCGACGATATCCATCTCCCGGTCCCGGAAAAGGTAGGTGAAGTATATATCGTCAAATCCTTTCAGGAGCACAAACTCCATCCCCCCCATTTTCCCGATGAGCTGTTCCGATGCCACCAGGGAGACCTTTCCCGAATCGTCCCTCACGGCCCGGTAGGCGACGGAGAGGTATCCCTGCCGCCCGTCCATGATGGAGAAGTTGCTGTGGAAGGCAAGGGCCTCCCGCTCTCCCGTGAAGGAGAACTTCTTCTCCCCCCCCTCGTCCTCGCGGGTGACGGGGAGCCAGGACTGGATCTGGGAGTCGATAATGCTGATCGACGCCCGGAGCCGCTCCAGCTCATCGAACTTCTCCTCCCCCTTCTCGACCGATGAGAGGCCGGCCCTCAGGGTG
This window encodes:
- a CDS encoding prepilin-type N-terminal cleavage/methylation domain-containing protein, with protein sequence MDGMRAHGTRPRGFTLIELLISLSIVGILVLIITGTLRAGLSSVEKGEEKFDELERLRASISIIDSQIQSWLPVTREDEGGEKKFSFTGEREALAFHSNFSIMDGRQGYLSVAYRAVRDDSGKVSLVASEQLIGKMGGMEFVLLKGFDDIYFTYLFRDREMDIVEWVEEWNNYEYMPEAVLLIAMDGGRVLPLLVPVRTLKPPLAAKKARRGR